Proteins from a genomic interval of Candidatus Babela massiliensis:
- a CDS encoding HAD-IA family hydrolase, whose product MSLLKNIIFDLHGVLFEYSSLSAVYFDENYKRVQPIDYGLDILKSCYLNGIEYDYKFYVCTNWDDSMLGYIKDNFQDIMQFFHGTVNSSEAKSKKPDHKIFFYLIDKYNLDPKECLLIDDQEKNIDTAKELGMTAIHAKDFNYINNELQRLNVFSKLL is encoded by the coding sequence ATGAGTTTATTAAAAAATATAATATTTGATCTTCACGGAGTGTTATTTGAATATAGTTCTTTAAGTGCTGTTTATTTTGATGAAAACTATAAGAGGGTTCAGCCAATAGATTATGGTCTTGATATACTTAAGTCTTGCTACTTGAATGGCATAGAGTATGACTATAAGTTTTATGTGTGTACTAATTGGGATGACAGCATGTTAGGCTATATTAAAGATAATTTTCAGGATATTATGCAATTTTTTCATGGTACAGTTAACTCCTCTGAGGCTAAATCTAAAAAACCTGATCATAAAATCTTTTTTTATTTAATAGATAAGTATAATTTGGATCCTAAAGAGTGTCTTCTAATTGACGATCAAGAAAAAAATATAGACACTGCTAAGGAATTGGGTATGACTGCAATACATGCTAAAGATTTTAACTACATAAATAATGAGCTTCAAAG